GCTTCACTGTTGACATTCCTAGACCTCCGATTCAACAACTATTGCGGCCCTATTCCAAAGCAGCTCTTCAACTTAGATATAATCAGCGCGATTTACATAAACAACAACCAATTCAGCTCATCTCTGCCTAGCAATCTCGGCAGAACTCCGGCCAGGTTCCTTACCTTTGCCAACAACCAGTTCACCGGCCAAATTCCGAGGAGCATCGGCGACGCCAAGAAGACAATGGAAGAAATTGTGTTCTTCAACAACAAATTGGACGGGTACTTGCCGTGTGAGATCGGTAACTTGGAGAATGCTGTGCTGTTCGACGCTGGAAAGAATCGGCTCACCGGACCGATTCCGCTGTCGTTTGCTTGCTTGGCTAAGGCGGAGCTGTTGTACTTGGCGGACAACCAGTTGTACGGTCCGGTGCCGGAGGAGATCTGTAAATTGCCTAAACTCGGCAACTTCACATTGAGGAATAATTTCTTCACTAAGGTACAATGCTGACTTTTCcttctaataatttattttttatttttttaaaaaaatttgagaatagaattaaaattttaaatggtaacaaattaattattttttaaatattacacccaaaattaaaaatttataaatatatttccgccttatctaaataattagttgaattatgtttaaatatttatgattttatattaGGTGGGACCTGCGTGcaaaaaattgataaagaaaaagattttagACGTTTCGAACAACTGCATTCCCGGGCTTCCAAATCAGAGATGCGAAGAAGACTGTAAAGAGTTTGCATGTAGACCTAAAGACCATGGAGACGACAAGTCGTTCACGTACATTCCTTGCAAAAATAATTACTATCTGCATTCACACGTCTCGAAGCCTAGTGATAATGTAAACTATGTGTCGCCCAAGAGAACCTATGCTGCTCTTGCTCCCGACCCAcaatagtttttattaatttaataaataaacttttaattgtattaagggaaaaaaatattatatacccttttaattgtaatattataaggttggtgtttttttttaatatatagttttaatcaTAATATGATGAGGTAATGTGAGGAAGCATTACGTCATCATCCCCTCCTCATGCTGATCAAAATGGGCCAACATGAAAAAGATGGATTACATTTCcacaaattcatttatttatttattttatttatttatttatttttatttattcatttatatatatatatatatatatatatatatatatatatatatatatatatatatataaNNNNNNNNNNNNNNNNNNNNNNNNNNNNNNNNNNNNNNNNNNNNNNNNNNNNNNNNNNNNNNNNNNNNNNNNNNNNNNNNNNNNNNNNNNNNNNNNNNNNNNNNNNNtatatatatatatatatatatatatatatatatatatatatatatatatatatattagtgaATTTACAAAACCACccttaaatgtacttttctgtCACACttgtaattataaaattagacCCTCGACGTTTGCAAGGGTTAGAATTTGCCCGACCTATAAGCTAAAGCTAAGAGAGAAATTGACTTCTAGCCACTTATGGCTTTGTTCCTTGTAAGAAGTCAACACCTGTCCATAGAAAGCTCGGTTTCCATTGCCAATGTTCAAAGTGTAAGACCCCAAACATAATGCTAATAGACTTTCCCTTGAAGTTTTAAAAGCGTGTCtaaagggagaggtttctacacccttataagaaatgtttcattctcctctccaactaactgAGATCTCACACCCAAACCGAAAACATCTACCACCctcataaggaatgtttcattctccgctccaactaacgtgggtTCGAAAGGAATCATGTACAAATCAAGCCCAAGATCAGCCCATATATTGACACAAATTTAAGTGATCTATATTGTGTTATATATGGTTATATCAAGCCCAAGCTCAGCATGCTCAAATGCTCATTGTGTTCTTCATATGTATACATATTTCTGGTTAAGGAATCACCACTTATTCATCTAATCCTGTAATTACTAAAACGGCATAGTGTTATAAGATAGTGATATGATAAGAAAATTCAGTACCTTTCTGTCTGGTCATTCTTGAACAAACCATTCAAATCCGAGACCTGATATCATCAAAGAAGGCCTTCAAATCAGAGAGAGATGATCCACCATCTTCAATGGCTTCCCTTGCCTGAATTCCAAGCGCTTCTGCTCTGCTTCTCATTCCTTCAGCTTCTTCCCCCACCATAACTCGGTTCACTGCCTTCTCGATCGCCTCGCTCGTTATCAAATCCTTCCCAGCTCTTCCCCAATGCATAGCTCCGACGCCGACTCCGATCTTTAGAACATCAGTTATCAGCTTCTCATTGTAGAATTGTTCTGCAGAATTTGGCCATGTGACCATTGGCAACCCAGCAGTCACTCCTTCCAAAGCTGAATTCCAACCACAGTGAGTCACGAACCCGCCGATCGACCGGTGATCGAGAATCAGCACCTGTGGTGCCCAGCCTCTTATGATCAGCCCTTTCCCTTCAATTCTCTTCTCAAATCCTTCTGGCAGCCACTCTTCTTGATCATGAATCTCCTTCTTCACAACCCAAATGAAGCTTTGACCTGTAGCTTCAAGGCCCTTGGCAATTTCCAGCAGCTGGGAATTGGTTAAACTAGCAAGACTTCCAAAACTTACATAAAGAAccgaattagggttcttcGAATCCAGCCATTTCAAGCAATCATGTTCCTCAATGGATACAGAATCTCCCCTCTGTGCTTTATCTTCCTTAACATTACTGTACAGAGAAAGGGGGCCAATATGCCAAGCTTTTCTCCCCATAACATTCCTGTAATAATCAGCATACGCTGGCTCAAGCTCATAGAAACTATTGATGAGAAATCCATAACATCTGGATTCAACTTCTTTGCTCGCTCGATAAAGCTTAATGAAATCCGTTTCAACCTCTTCTTTCAAGAATCCCGGCACTTGACTACGAGTTAATTTGATTTCATGAGGCAAATTAGGGATTACAAAAGGTTGTAAATCAGAGGATACCTTATCGAAAGGGCGATTCGCGATTATACTCGCCGCCGCGCACAGAGAAAAGAAGCAAGTTccatgaaatacaaccctaAGAATCCCGTATTTTGCAGCTACGTCGGTCGTCCATGGAAAGAATGTATCGGCAACGAGGCAGTGAGGGCGATGCTGTTCGAGAATCCGATCAATTTCAGGCTCCAACATGGTGGTTGCCCTAAAAAACCTCTGGAACATATCCGGTGTCCTAGCCAAATCGAGACTCTCGCAACCGTCCGGCAATCCGACGGCCGCTGAGGGGAAATTTATGATGAGAAGCTCGATTTCGCGGCCTGGATGACCGGAGTTGTTGATCGATTTGGCTAGGCGTGTAGCGTTGAGAGGGGTTGTGATAATGGAGACATGGACACCGTGAGAAGCGAATAGTTTCGCCATGTCTATGGCGGGGATGGAGTGGCCCTGCGCCatgaaggggaagaagaagattcgGAGTTGGGTGTGTTTGGAATCCATTAGAGAGGAGAAACAGAGATTCGCAGAGATAGAAGCGGGAAAATCTGAGGAACTCTGTTGCTACGATCATGGAATTTAATACTGCAAATTGGTCGAGAAGGTGGAAGAATATTGGACCCCTTCGCTCCGATTCGTCAAGTCTCGCGCTGAAAATTGGTACCGCCGTTGCTATCAACGGTCTCCACCCGTTTCTTAATTGACTCAAATGTTCTGTTTCTAGAACCTCTTTAAATGTTACTCTTcacataattttgtttatttaaaattagatttta
This genomic window from Cucurbita pepo subsp. pepo cultivar mu-cu-16 chromosome LG01, ASM280686v2, whole genome shotgun sequence contains:
- the LOC111797245 gene encoding UDP-glucose flavonoid 3-O-glucosyltransferase 7-like, with translation MDSKHTQLRIFFFPFMAQGHSIPAIDMAKLFASHGVHVSIITTPLNATRLAKSINNSGHPGREIELLIINFPSAAVGLPDGCESLDLARTPDMFQRFFRATTMLEPEIDRILEQHRPHCLVADTFFPWTTDVAAKYGILRVVFHGTCFFSLCAAASIIANRPFDKVSSDLQPFVIPNLPHEIKLTRSQVPGFLKEEVETDFIKLYRASKEVESRCYGFLINSFYELEPAYADYYRNVMGRKAWHIGPLSLYSNVKEDKAQRGDSVSIEEHDCLKWLDSKNPNSVLYVSFGSLASLTNSQLLEIAKGLEATGQSFIWVVKKEIHDQEEWLPEGFEKRIEGKGLIIRGWAPQVLILDHRSIGGFVTHCGWNSALEGVTAGLPMVTWPNSAEQFYNEKLITDVLKIGVGVGAMHWGRAGKDLITSEAIEKAVNRVMVGEEAEGMRSRAEALGIQAREAIEDGGSSLSDLKAFFDDIRSRI
- the LOC111779070 gene encoding uncharacterized protein At4g06744-like, with amino-acid sequence MASFSSLSILLLLLLLLHPPSPAAARSASRESLEIIIGGGTKNPDPNPKYPTPAPEYPPPTPKYPTPAPKYPPPTPKYPPPAPKYPPPPPEFENERLRKAYFVIQRLRKKITGGRMDVVKTWKGKDVCRYKGFRCDPLPVEKERAVSAVMFNGFKFQGPELCLEGFMDELDDIAVFHANSNFFLGPIPKKINRQRFFYELDLSNNKLPGGFPNNVLGASLLTFLDLRFNNYCGPIPKQLFNLDIISAIYINNNQFSSSLPSNLGRTPARFLTFANNQFTGQIPRSIGDAKKTMEEIVFFNNKLDGYLPCEIGNLENAVLFDAGKNRLTGPIPLSFACLAKAELLYLADNQLYGPVPEEICKLPKLGNFTLRNNFFTKVGPACKKLIKKKILDVSNNCIPGLPNQRCEEDCKEFACRPKDHGDDKSFTYIPCKNNYYLHSHVSKPSDNVNYVSPKRTYAALAPDPQ